One region of Trinickia violacea genomic DNA includes:
- a CDS encoding DUF5594 family protein, with amino-acid sequence MDVAIVRRFETEFAPRIAETITGLFDAHVRAKIIPSEGAGRATRVRLFGEVNEHAHEHLRHFAHPLNVELTWDDDEIESLLTTPEGRTRFQRYLNAIPRKLRNWQDARSIDFATRTQDEPSILIGGLDFGA; translated from the coding sequence ATGGATGTCGCGATTGTCCGCCGTTTCGAAACCGAATTTGCACCCCGCATCGCGGAGACGATCACTGGCCTGTTCGACGCGCACGTGCGCGCGAAAATCATCCCGTCCGAAGGCGCTGGCCGGGCGACGCGAGTCCGGTTATTCGGGGAGGTGAACGAGCACGCGCACGAGCACCTGAGGCACTTCGCACACCCGCTCAACGTCGAGCTGACGTGGGATGACGACGAAATCGAAAGCCTGCTGACGACCCCAGAGGGCCGCACGCGCTTTCAGCGCTACCTCAACGCGATTCCTCGCAAGCTGCGCAATTGGCAGGACGCGCGATCGATCGACTTCGCGACGCGCACCCAGGACGAACCGTCTATTCTGATCGGCGGCCTCGACTTCGGCGCATAA
- a CDS encoding thiamine phosphate synthase, producing MTHSTKLPPTYLVTPEPPAGEPIADFIAQLERALEAGIRLVQLRAKTLTAPQYVTLAEQALACCRRYDARLLLNAPADVAHALQADGVHLTSTRLMACTNRPLPSKLLVSAACHDARQVLHANRIGADLLTISPVLPTATHTTAEPLGWPRFKELVALTPLPVYALGGMTADTLNEAREAGAYGIAAIRSLWSG from the coding sequence ATGACCCATTCAACCAAGCTGCCACCGACCTATCTAGTCACGCCAGAGCCACCGGCTGGCGAGCCTATAGCCGACTTTATCGCGCAGTTGGAACGCGCATTGGAAGCGGGCATCCGCTTAGTGCAGTTGCGCGCCAAGACCCTGACAGCGCCGCAATATGTCACTCTGGCCGAGCAGGCACTGGCGTGTTGCCGGCGCTACGATGCGCGACTACTGTTGAACGCGCCAGCCGATGTGGCGCACGCCTTGCAGGCCGATGGCGTACACCTCACCAGCACTCGCCTGATGGCATGCACAAATAGACCATTGCCGTCCAAACTGCTGGTTTCGGCCGCGTGCCACGACGCGCGCCAAGTGCTGCATGCGAACCGGATAGGCGCCGATTTATTGACGATTTCGCCGGTCTTACCTACTGCGACGCATACGACGGCCGAACCACTGGGTTGGCCGCGTTTTAAAGAACTGGTGGCGCTGACCCCGCTCCCGGTCTATGCCTTGGGCGGGATGACTGCCGACACCTTGAACGAGGCCCGCGAAGCCGGTGCCTATGGCATCGCCGCGATTCGTTCGCTTTGGAGCGGCTAA
- a CDS encoding DUF4399 domain-containing protein has translation MLKNTWITGAVFAGLLVASAAARADSRVFFVAPKDGATVTSPVHIVFGVEGMTVAPAGTITEGTGHHHLIIDGGPVPQGTVVPADETHIHYGKGQTETDVTLPPGDHTLTMQFADGAHRSYGPQMSQTITVHVK, from the coding sequence ATGCTCAAAAACACATGGATCACAGGCGCAGTATTCGCGGGACTGCTCGTGGCGTCGGCCGCGGCGCGGGCCGACTCTCGCGTCTTCTTTGTCGCGCCGAAGGACGGCGCGACCGTGACGAGCCCGGTGCACATCGTGTTCGGCGTCGAGGGCATGACGGTCGCGCCGGCCGGCACGATCACGGAAGGCACGGGCCACCATCATCTGATCATCGACGGCGGACCGGTGCCCCAAGGCACCGTCGTCCCCGCCGACGAGACGCACATCCACTACGGCAAGGGGCAGACCGAGACGGACGTGACCCTGCCGCCGGGCGACCACACGCTGACCATGCAATTCGCCGACGGCGCGCATCGGTCTTATGGCCCCCAAATGAGCCAGACCATCACGGTTCATGTGAAGTAA
- a CDS encoding DUF1272 domain-containing protein codes for MLALRPSCECCDKDLPPESADARICSFECTFCVDCATNVLHGTCPNCGGELVARPRRPANKLASNPPSTERVFNPDCAQQH; via the coding sequence ATGCTGGCACTCAGACCAAGCTGCGAATGCTGCGACAAAGACCTCCCCCCGGAGTCCGCCGATGCGCGAATCTGCTCATTCGAATGCACGTTCTGCGTCGACTGCGCGACGAACGTGCTTCACGGCACATGCCCGAATTGCGGCGGCGAACTGGTCGCGCGGCCGCGCCGTCCGGCGAACAAGCTCGCGAGCAATCCGCCGTCGACCGAACGCGTCTTCAATCCGGACTGCGCGCAGCAGCACTAG
- a CDS encoding IS256 family transposase has protein sequence MPRKRKEETTVEPGKGLNLDPELIKQLVPGTLDRATINEQLAALKKAIFERALGGELTHHLGYEKGQAKPEGGTNHRNGTSRKRITTDDDTFDVEIPRDREGTFDPVLIAKGERRFTGFDDKIIAMYARGMSVREIQGFLLEMYGIEVSPDFISTVTDAVLNEVRDWQQRPLEAMYPVVFFDALRVKIRDEGVVRNKAIYLALGVRRDGTRDVLGLWIEQTEGAKFWLRVVNDLKLRGVQDILIAVVDGLKGFPEAINTVFPETTVQTCIVHLIRNSLDFVSWKDRKAAAAALKEVYRAPTAEAAAAALDAFDAGPWGAKYPPIAALWRRAWEQVIPFFAFAPEIRKIVYTTNAIESLHMQLRKIIKARGHFPSDEAALKLIWLALRNVVAKWSGSRHDWKSAMTQFALLYPERFNIGI, from the coding sequence ATGCCACGCAAACGAAAAGAAGAAACGACGGTGGAACCGGGCAAGGGGTTGAACCTGGACCCGGAGCTGATCAAACAACTGGTGCCCGGGACACTGGACCGGGCGACCATTAACGAGCAACTGGCTGCGCTCAAGAAGGCGATCTTCGAACGCGCGCTAGGCGGTGAGCTGACGCACCACCTAGGCTACGAGAAGGGCCAAGCCAAGCCGGAAGGCGGCACGAACCACCGCAACGGCACCAGCCGCAAGCGCATCACGACCGACGACGACACGTTCGACGTCGAGATTCCGCGCGATCGCGAAGGCACGTTCGACCCGGTGCTGATCGCCAAGGGCGAGCGGCGCTTCACCGGTTTCGACGACAAGATCATCGCGATGTACGCACGCGGCATGAGCGTGCGAGAGATTCAGGGTTTCCTGTTGGAGATGTACGGCATCGAGGTGTCGCCGGACTTTATCAGCACGGTGACCGACGCGGTGCTCAACGAAGTGCGCGACTGGCAGCAGCGGCCGCTGGAGGCCATGTATCCGGTGGTGTTCTTCGATGCCCTGCGCGTGAAGATCCGTGACGAAGGCGTGGTACGCAACAAGGCGATCTATCTGGCGCTGGGCGTGCGCCGCGACGGCACACGCGACGTGCTGGGCCTATGGATCGAGCAGACCGAGGGCGCCAAGTTCTGGCTACGAGTGGTCAACGACCTGAAACTGCGCGGTGTGCAGGACATTCTGATTGCCGTGGTCGATGGCCTGAAGGGCTTTCCGGAAGCGATCAACACGGTGTTTCCGGAAACGACGGTCCAGACCTGTATCGTCCATCTGATTCGCAACTCGCTGGACTTCGTGAGTTGGAAGGATCGCAAAGCGGCTGCGGCAGCGCTCAAGGAGGTCTACCGGGCGCCAACGGCCGAGGCGGCTGCCGCGGCCCTGGACGCGTTCGACGCCGGCCCGTGGGGCGCCAAATACCCGCCGATCGCAGCGCTCTGGCGGCGGGCCTGGGAACAGGTGATTCCGTTCTTCGCGTTCGCGCCCGAGATTAGAAAAATCGTCTATACGACAAATGCGATCGAGTCGCTGCACATGCAATTGCGCAAGATCATCAAGGCGCGCGGCCACTTCCCATCGGACGAGGCCGCGCTCAAGCTGATCTGGCTAGCGCTGCGCAACGTCGTTGCCAAATGGAGCGGCTCTCGGCACGATTGGAAAAGCGCGATGACACAGTTCGCGCTGCTTTACCCCGAGCGATTCAATATCGGAATCTGA
- a CDS encoding MFS transporter has product MRSQFSPLLKIALTANLFEWYEFSLTAFMALEIGLLFFPAESDKTALMLSFSVFASSYLARPFGSVFFGLLGNRYGAGTALKLSMIGMAVPASLIAFLPTYQTAGYLATGLLVGLKILQGFAAGGEMPLSGYFVSLNAADKYRGLYCALVVVSGFLGMLLASGVVFVLPYCAALPAGANAGQWIAPWRWPFLLCIPMSLWIYSLRSSIAVHASRQVHRAIHARPMVPLIQAAVLVAFMEVHIYTVFVWLPNYLHSYLGVPNSDAHLTNVTTLVIFSMSMLGAGYATRWVDATQLVLVGIVSLVCSSYPLFAILQRGDFLTLLFVQAAFAVMAGCVVGVIFVVLPDLFKNNWRSFGMASTYSFATAIFGGTAPVLCAYLINLTHRLTAPALYIMAMGLLAAPVAYSISLKRRSQILFSVDVTKPEQQRGPPSIF; this is encoded by the coding sequence ATGCGCTCGCAATTCAGTCCGCTGCTGAAGATTGCGCTGACAGCTAATCTTTTCGAGTGGTACGAATTCTCGCTTACCGCTTTCATGGCCTTGGAGATCGGCCTGCTGTTCTTTCCGGCCGAAAGTGACAAGACAGCACTAATGCTGAGTTTCTCGGTATTCGCAAGCAGTTACCTGGCGCGACCGTTCGGCAGCGTGTTTTTTGGCCTCTTGGGCAATCGATATGGCGCGGGTACGGCACTCAAGCTCAGCATGATAGGCATGGCGGTTCCAGCATCGTTGATCGCTTTTTTGCCGACTTATCAAACCGCCGGCTATCTCGCGACGGGGCTGCTGGTAGGCCTGAAGATACTGCAAGGTTTTGCCGCGGGCGGCGAGATGCCGTTGAGCGGTTATTTTGTGTCGCTCAACGCAGCGGATAAATACCGCGGCCTCTACTGTGCCTTGGTCGTGGTCAGCGGTTTCCTCGGTATGTTGCTGGCCTCGGGGGTTGTTTTCGTCTTGCCATACTGTGCCGCGCTACCGGCTGGGGCGAATGCAGGGCAATGGATAGCGCCGTGGCGCTGGCCATTTTTGCTCTGCATTCCGATGTCGCTGTGGATCTATTCGCTCAGGTCGTCGATCGCCGTGCACGCGAGTCGTCAAGTGCATCGCGCGATCCACGCAAGGCCCATGGTACCGCTGATACAAGCCGCAGTCTTGGTTGCATTTATGGAGGTGCATATCTATACGGTCTTCGTCTGGCTGCCGAACTATTTGCATAGTTATCTGGGCGTACCCAATTCCGATGCCCATTTGACAAATGTGACCACCTTGGTGATTTTCTCTATGTCGATGCTGGGCGCGGGTTATGCCACGCGATGGGTAGATGCGACTCAGCTCGTGCTGGTCGGAATCGTGTCTTTAGTCTGCAGTAGTTATCCGCTGTTCGCGATCCTGCAGCGCGGCGATTTTCTGACGCTGTTATTCGTGCAGGCGGCCTTTGCGGTCATGGCAGGTTGCGTGGTTGGCGTTATTTTTGTCGTGCTGCCCGACTTGTTTAAGAACAACTGGCGGAGCTTCGGCATGGCCAGCACCTATTCCTTCGCCACCGCGATTTTCGGCGGAACCGCACCCGTCTTATGCGCTTATTTGATCAACTTGACGCATCGGCTGACTGCGCCGGCGCTCTACATCATGGCAATGGGTTTGCTGGCTGCGCCCGTTGCCTACAGCATTTCCTTGAAGAGGCGAAGCCAAATTCTCTTTTCAGTCGATGTGACTAAGCCCGAGCAACAACGCGGGCCGCCCTCGATTTTTTAG
- a CDS encoding rubredoxin, whose product MSEVIEYKSWVCLICGWVYNEQDGLPGEGIAPGTRFADIPEDWRCPECDVTKAEFAAVEF is encoded by the coding sequence GTGAGCGAAGTGATCGAATACAAAAGCTGGGTCTGCCTGATTTGCGGCTGGGTCTACAACGAACAAGACGGCCTGCCCGGCGAAGGCATCGCGCCGGGTACCCGCTTTGCCGACATTCCCGAAGACTGGCGGTGTCCGGAGTGCGACGTGACCAAGGCGGAGTTTGCGGCCGTCGAGTTCTGA
- a CDS encoding ATP-binding cassette domain-containing protein — translation MSLYSITGAQLAFGHVALLDHADFSLEAGERVGLIGRNGAGKSSLLKIVAELTKPDDGLVTRQQDLSTVYVPQEPEFDADVSVFDTVAAGLVDARAHLDEYDAVAHRLAETPEGAEHDALLARMNALQSSLDATDAWNWRTRVSTTLAQIGLDGDARVGALSGGMQKRVALARALVAQPDVLLLDEPTNHLDFDGIRWLEELLASQRAGLFFITHDRAFLDRVATRIVELDRGRLLSYPGNFSAYQTRKAQQLEVERVENEKFDKLLAQEEVWIRKGVEARRTRSVGRIARLVQMRNERAERRNVQGNVKLDVGQGEKSGKIVAELTDVTKRYGARTVVDRFSATVMRGDKIGFVGPNGAGKTTLLKLILGELAPDEGTVKVGTNLQVAYFDQMRAQLDQEKSLADTISPGSDWVEVNGTKKHVMSYLGDFLFAPERARSPVKSLSGGERNRLLLARLFARPANVLVLDEPTNDLDIPTLELLEELLADYDGTVLLVSHDRAFLDNVVTSVIASEGAGNWREYVGGFTDWQVQSERSQQIAEQAAAKDAAKEAPAASAPKDSAAGRNAQRTVKLSFKEQRELEALPEKIAALEAEQKTIGAQLEDGSIFAKDAQEGARLTERYAAIDDELLLALERWEELEAKRK, via the coding sequence ATGTCGCTTTATTCCATCACCGGCGCGCAGCTCGCGTTCGGTCACGTCGCGTTGCTCGATCACGCGGATTTCTCGCTCGAAGCCGGCGAGCGCGTCGGCCTGATCGGCCGCAACGGCGCAGGCAAATCGTCGCTCCTGAAGATCGTCGCCGAGCTCACGAAGCCCGATGACGGTCTCGTCACGCGGCAGCAGGATCTGTCGACCGTCTATGTGCCGCAGGAGCCGGAGTTCGATGCGGACGTGTCGGTGTTCGATACCGTCGCGGCCGGCCTCGTCGACGCACGCGCGCATCTCGACGAATACGATGCCGTCGCGCACCGGCTCGCGGAAACGCCCGAAGGCGCCGAGCACGATGCGCTGCTCGCGCGCATGAACGCGCTGCAATCGTCGCTCGACGCGACCGATGCCTGGAACTGGCGCACGCGTGTCTCGACCACGCTCGCGCAAATCGGCCTCGACGGCGACGCGCGCGTCGGCGCGCTCTCGGGCGGGATGCAAAAGCGCGTCGCGCTGGCCCGCGCGCTCGTCGCGCAGCCGGACGTGCTCTTGCTCGACGAGCCGACCAACCACCTCGATTTCGACGGCATCCGCTGGCTCGAGGAGCTGCTCGCGTCGCAGCGCGCCGGGCTCTTCTTCATCACGCACGATCGCGCATTTCTCGACCGCGTGGCGACGCGCATCGTCGAACTCGACCGCGGCCGGCTCTTGTCGTACCCCGGCAATTTCTCCGCTTACCAGACGCGCAAGGCGCAGCAACTGGAAGTCGAGCGCGTCGAGAACGAGAAGTTCGACAAGCTGCTCGCGCAGGAAGAAGTGTGGATTCGCAAGGGCGTCGAGGCGCGCCGAACGCGCAGCGTCGGCCGCATTGCGCGGCTCGTGCAGATGCGCAACGAACGCGCCGAGCGGCGCAACGTGCAGGGCAACGTGAAGCTCGACGTCGGGCAGGGGGAGAAGTCCGGCAAGATCGTCGCCGAGCTGACCGATGTGACGAAGCGCTACGGGGCGCGCACGGTGGTTGACCGGTTTTCGGCGACGGTCATGCGCGGCGACAAGATCGGGTTCGTCGGACCGAACGGCGCGGGCAAGACGACGCTCCTCAAGCTGATCCTGGGCGAATTGGCGCCTGACGAAGGCACTGTCAAGGTCGGCACGAACCTGCAGGTCGCGTATTTCGATCAGATGCGCGCGCAGCTCGATCAGGAAAAGAGCCTCGCCGATACGATCAGCCCCGGTAGCGACTGGGTCGAAGTCAACGGCACGAAGAAGCACGTGATGAGCTATCTGGGCGACTTCCTGTTCGCGCCGGAACGCGCCCGCTCGCCCGTGAAGTCGCTCTCGGGCGGCGAGCGCAACCGCCTCTTGCTCGCGCGCCTCTTCGCGCGGCCCGCGAACGTGCTCGTGCTCGACGAGCCGACCAACGACCTCGACATCCCCACGCTCGAACTGCTCGAAGAGCTGCTCGCCGACTACGACGGCACCGTGCTACTCGTGAGCCACGACCGCGCGTTTCTCGACAACGTCGTGACGTCGGTGATCGCGTCGGAAGGGGCGGGGAACTGGCGCGAGTATGTCGGCGGCTTCACCGACTGGCAGGTGCAAAGCGAGCGCTCGCAGCAGATCGCCGAGCAAGCGGCCGCGAAGGACGCAGCGAAGGAAGCGCCCGCGGCGAGCGCGCCGAAGGACAGCGCGGCGGGCCGCAATGCCCAGCGCACGGTCAAGCTGTCGTTCAAGGAGCAGCGCGAGCTGGAGGCGCTGCCCGAGAAGATCGCGGCGCTCGAGGCCGAGCAAAAGACGATCGGCGCGCAACTGGAAGACGGATCGATTTTCGCGAAGGACGCGCAGGAGGGCGCGCGTCTCACCGAGCGCTATGCGGCGATCGACGACGAACTGCTGCTTGCGCTAGAGCGCTGGGAAGAGCTGGAAGCCAAGCGCAAGTAG
- a CDS encoding 4Fe-4S dicluster domain-containing protein, with translation MTQMALVIDLNVCVGCHACVTSCKEWNTSGEAGSLADFRPYDDDPSGTFFNRVQTYETGEFPLTDTIHFPKSCLHCEDPPCVPVCPTGASYKRKEDGLVLVDYDRCIGCKYCSWACPYGAREIDEKRHEMTKCTLCSDRINNEALPERDRKPACVLACPTSARLFGDIHDPESTVSKAIRERGGYQLMPEWGTRPSNHYLPRHKTESTSCGGGACSCKSAGDAQDVSIDAQLERGQLNLASAATRA, from the coding sequence ATGACTCAGATGGCCCTCGTGATCGACTTGAACGTGTGCGTCGGATGCCACGCGTGCGTGACGAGCTGCAAGGAATGGAACACCTCGGGCGAGGCGGGCAGTCTCGCGGATTTCCGGCCGTACGACGACGATCCGTCGGGGACGTTCTTCAACCGCGTGCAGACCTACGAAACCGGCGAGTTTCCGCTCACCGACACGATTCACTTCCCGAAGTCGTGCCTGCATTGCGAAGACCCGCCGTGCGTGCCCGTGTGCCCGACCGGCGCGAGCTACAAGCGCAAGGAAGACGGCCTCGTGCTGGTCGACTACGACCGCTGCATCGGCTGCAAATACTGCTCGTGGGCATGCCCGTACGGCGCGCGCGAGATCGACGAGAAGCGCCACGAGATGACGAAGTGCACGCTGTGCTCGGACCGCATCAACAACGAGGCGCTGCCCGAGCGCGACCGCAAGCCCGCCTGCGTGCTCGCGTGCCCGACTTCGGCGCGGCTCTTCGGCGATATCCATGATCCCGAGTCGACGGTGTCGAAGGCGATCCGCGAGCGCGGCGGTTATCAGTTGATGCCGGAGTGGGGCACGCGGCCTTCGAATCACTACTTGCCGCGGCACAAGACGGAGTCGACGTCGTGCGGCGGGGGAGCGTGCTCGTGCAAATCGGCGGGCGACGCCCAGGATGTGTCGATCGACGCGCAGCTCGAGCGAGGCCAATTGAATCTGGCCTCGGCGGCGACGCGCGCGTGA
- a CDS encoding dimethyl sulfoxide reductase anchor subunit family protein: MRPAFSVVFLTTLCGAAQGLLIALVGVEVAGRLGWGAASAMTSQSFYVVGAGVSVALGALGLLASFFHLGHPERAWRAIAMWRTSWLSRECLALPAFLACAFAYGVAHWIGSPYAIAIGVLGVLAGAALFVCTSMIYACLRFLQEWATPLTMVNFVLLGCASGFTLAAACSAWLAPALVGALAPCACVLTLAGCASRIASLARNARLRPKSTLQSATGIKGPNVVQKSRGFTAQSFNTREFFHGQTARTVQTVKWAFLLGAFAVPFVLTALGAAASSSVASSIALLGAAFVIQYAGLVAERWFFFAEARHPQNLYYGRAS; this comes from the coding sequence ATGAGACCTGCTTTCTCGGTGGTGTTCCTGACGACGCTTTGCGGCGCCGCGCAGGGATTGTTGATCGCGCTCGTCGGCGTGGAAGTCGCCGGGCGGCTCGGCTGGGGCGCGGCAAGTGCGATGACGTCGCAGAGTTTTTATGTCGTGGGCGCGGGCGTGTCGGTCGCGCTCGGCGCGCTGGGCCTCCTCGCTTCGTTTTTCCACCTCGGACATCCGGAGCGCGCGTGGCGCGCGATCGCGATGTGGCGCACGTCGTGGCTCTCGCGCGAATGTCTCGCACTGCCCGCGTTTCTCGCTTGCGCGTTCGCGTATGGCGTCGCGCACTGGATCGGTTCGCCGTACGCAATCGCGATCGGCGTGCTCGGCGTGCTGGCAGGCGCGGCGCTCTTCGTCTGCACGTCGATGATCTATGCGTGCCTGCGCTTTCTGCAGGAATGGGCCACGCCGCTCACGATGGTCAACTTCGTGCTGCTCGGCTGCGCATCGGGATTCACACTCGCCGCGGCATGCTCGGCGTGGCTCGCGCCCGCGCTAGTGGGCGCACTCGCGCCGTGCGCGTGCGTGCTGACGCTTGCCGGCTGCGCGAGCCGGATTGCGTCGCTCGCGCGCAACGCGCGGCTGCGGCCGAAGTCGACGCTGCAAAGCGCGACCGGCATCAAGGGCCCGAACGTCGTCCAAAAGTCGCGCGGCTTCACCGCCCAATCGTTCAACACGCGCGAGTTCTTTCACGGCCAAACGGCGCGCACGGTGCAGACCGTCAAGTGGGCGTTTTTGCTCGGCGCATTCGCGGTGCCGTTCGTGCTGACGGCGCTGGGGGCGGCGGCGTCGTCGTCGGTGGCCTCGTCGATTGCGCTCCTCGGCGCGGCGTTCGTCATCCAATACGCGGGGCTCGTCGCCGAGCGATGGTTCTTCTTCGCCGAAGCGCGCCATCCGCAGAATTTGTATTACGGACGCGCTTCGTGA
- a CDS encoding LuxR C-terminal-related transcriptional regulator, which produces MKSDSAIISFIDNFPVSASLKEADTGRYLVNNLYNSRQFGVSNPKDLVGLRIQDLRFNQPEWGKRYATMIERLDSRAREKKSHVLGRHQFLDDSGEAQLEEMVKFPVLGSRGKILGIVTYRHDITQTLPPSSLYRLYRNFYDTANAIKRTLVCLEIDQYFFKPPTNAQFQVFLLKAERFTNKGIAKFLGTSDRTVECHLEALRNKIIDGNLSQALTLLKWNTHALAIQSAAEDCADS; this is translated from the coding sequence ATGAAATCCGATAGCGCAATCATCAGTTTTATAGATAATTTCCCTGTTTCGGCAAGCCTCAAAGAGGCCGACACCGGAAGATATCTTGTGAATAATTTATATAATTCAAGGCAATTCGGAGTTTCAAATCCAAAGGATCTTGTGGGATTGAGGATACAAGACCTGAGATTTAACCAGCCCGAATGGGGTAAGCGATATGCGACCATGATAGAAAGGCTCGATTCTCGTGCGCGCGAAAAGAAATCCCACGTACTCGGCAGGCATCAATTTCTTGACGATAGCGGCGAGGCTCAGTTGGAGGAAATGGTCAAATTCCCCGTACTGGGTTCCCGAGGGAAAATTCTGGGTATCGTCACGTATCGGCATGACATTACACAAACACTCCCTCCAAGCAGTCTTTATCGGCTTTACCGGAATTTTTACGACACTGCGAACGCAATCAAGAGGACTCTCGTCTGCCTTGAAATCGATCAATATTTCTTCAAGCCACCCACCAATGCACAATTTCAGGTTTTCCTCTTAAAAGCAGAGCGCTTTACCAATAAGGGAATCGCGAAATTTCTCGGCACCTCGGACAGAACTGTGGAATGCCATTTGGAGGCCCTGCGCAACAAAATCATCGACGGCAATCTGTCCCAGGCGCTAACCCTCTTGAAATGGAACACTCATGCGCTCGCAATTCAGTCCGCTGCTGAAGATTGCGCTGACAGCTAA